One Phaseolus vulgaris cultivar G19833 chromosome 2, P. vulgaris v2.0, whole genome shotgun sequence DNA window includes the following coding sequences:
- the LOC137809869 gene encoding uncharacterized protein — translation MDAVELSKLKAGKRSIVNSITKTLRILQLCVALFFLTWFFTRLPLALRLSADYLRSPLFVFAVFNAIIAALLAQSRRFTQSNSDDPVAEAEHRQIATDWRSVSEEEEGEDGNKTAGRELRRSETEKGLEKWYPQDKLTNEEFRRTIEAFIAKQMRLLREE, via the coding sequence ATGGACGCAGTGGAGTTGAGCAAATTGAAAGCAGGGAAAAGAAGCATCGTTAACAGCATTACCAAGACACTTCGCATTCTCCAACTCTGCGTCGCTCTCTTCTTCCTTACGTGGTTCTTCACGCGCCTCCCTTTAGCTCTGCGACTCTCCGCCGACTACCTCCGCAGTCCTCTCTTCGTCTTCGCGGTCTTCAACGCCATCATCGCCGCCCTCCTCGCCCAGTCCCGCCGATTCACCCAATCGAATTCCGATGATCCGGTGGCAGAGGCAGAGCACCGGCAGATCGCAACAGATTGGCGGAGTGTGTCTGAGGAAGAAGAGGGCGAGGATGGGAATAAGACGGCGGGACGAGAACTCCGGCGATCGGAGACGGAGAAGGGTTTGGAAAAGTGGTATCCGCAAGATAAGCTGACGAACGAGGAGTTCCGGCGCACGATAGAAGCGTTTATTGCAAAGCAAATGAGGTTGCTACGAGAAGAGTAG
- the LOC137809590 gene encoding heavy metal-associated isoprenylated plant protein 43-like has product MVKKTVLKVDITCVKCKRKLLKTVSSLQGVDKIEADEGKGTLTVTGDADPYDIIVRIRKAGKHAEVVSVGPPPAPPKQDQKKPEEKKPDEKKKPDPVKQEQKPNEPYMQMPYYYPPHQPVVVYMNRYEEPNPSCTIL; this is encoded by the exons ATGGTTAAGAAGACGGTGTTGAAGGTTGACATCACTTGTGTCAAATGCAAAAGGAAACTCCTCAAGACTGTGTCTTCCCTTCAAG gGGTGGATAAAATTGAAGCTGATGAAGGGAAGGGTACGTTGACCGTGACAGGGGATGCAGACCCATATGACATAATAGTTCGCATTAGGAAAGCTGGGAAACATGCTGAAGTTGTGAGTGTTGGGCCTCCCCCGGCCCCTCCGAAACAGGACCAGAAGAAGCCCGAAGAAAAAAAGCCCGATGAAAAGAAGAAGCCCGACCCAGTGAAGCAGGAGCAAAAACCGAATGAGCCCTACATGCAGATGCCATATTACTACCCGCCACACCAACCGGTAGTGGTATACATGAACAGATACGAGGAGCCCAATCCATCTTGCACTATATTGTAA
- the LOC137810260 gene encoding uncharacterized protein C25H2.10c encodes MAPHGSSDAAAAAVNGRKRRRYLPYNKAVKKGSYPLRPGVQGFFITCDGGREHQASREALNILDSFYEELVDGEHSSVKELPSKPINKKITFADSDSSSSEDDDDDDDDDDAAEAEERHEGDEEKAEKKPKLDTVNDDKVGLDGGTGGESDPCKVDEPPTQALDKHSEGKGDIDNLKTTEAAADELPAVKQCSKTNVEEKSIDKLIEEEFKELGDKNKRRFVKLDSGCNGVVFVQMKKKDGDRSPKDIVHRIVTSAASTKKHMSRFILRILPIEVSCYASKEEISRAMKPLVEQYFPVETQNPHKFAVLYEARANTGVDRMEIIDAVAKSVPEPHKVDLKNPDKTIVVEIAKTVCLIGVIEKYKELSKYNLRQLTS; translated from the exons ATGGCGCCCCACGGTAGTTCCGATGCAGCCGCCGCCGCCGTCAACGGCAGAAAGAGAAGACGTTATCTTCCTTATAAC AAAGCAGTGAAGAAGGGTTCGTATCCTCTGCGGCCTGGCGTGCAAGGGTTTTTCATCACTTGTGACGGTGGAAGGGAACACCAAGCCTCTCGGGAAGCTCTCAATATTCTCGATTCC TTTTATGAAGAGTTAGTTGATGGGGAACATTCAAGTGTAAAGGAATTACCCAGCAAACCTATAAATAAAAAGATCACGTTTGCAGACTCTGACTCTTCCAGTagtgaggatgatgatgatgatgatgatgatgatgatgctgCTGAGGCGGAGGAGCGGCACGAGGGGGATGAGGAAAAGGCGGAGAAAAAGCCCAAATTGGATACTGTTAATGATGACAAAGTTGGTCTTGATGGTGGTACTGGCGGAGAATCAGATCCTTGTAAAGTTGATGAACCACCCACTCAGGCATTAGATAAACATAGTGAGGGTAAAGGAGACATTGACAATCTTAAGACTACAGAGGCGGCAGCTGATGAACTACCAGCTGTGAAACAGTGCAGCAAAACAAATGTCGAAGAGAAGTCTATTGATAAGTTAATTGAAGAAGAATTCAAAGAATTGGGAGACAAAAATAAG AGACGGTTTGTCAAGCTGGATTCGGGTTGTAATGGTGTGGTGTTTGttcaaatgaagaagaaagatggagACCGAAGCCCCAAGGACATAGTTCATCGGATAGTGACATCAGCAGCATCAACAAAGAAACATATGTCTAG GTTTATTTTGAGAATTTTGCCAATTGAAGTCTCATGTTACGCATCAAAGGAGGAAATATCAAGAGCAATGAAGCCTCTTGTGGAACAGTACTTCCCTGTGGAAACTCAAAATCCTCACAAG TTTGCTGTACTGTACGAGGCTCGGGCGAACACAGGTGTTGACCGGATGGAAATCATTGATGCTGTGGCGAAGTCAGTTCCTGAACCCCATAAAGTTGACCTAAAAAATCCTGATAAAACTATAGTAGTTGAAATTGCTAAG ACTGTGTGCTTGATCGGGGTGATTGAGAAATACAAGGAGCTTTCCAAGTACAATCTGAGGCAGTTAACATCATAA
- the LOC137810259 gene encoding hexokinase-3-like, with translation MGRVVVGVAVTVAVATCAVAAVVVGRRVKSRRKWKKVANVVRELEEGCDTRVGRLRQVVDAMAVEMHAGLASEGGSKLKMLLTFVDNLPNGTERGTYYALHLGGTNFRVLRVQLSGQPTSDLEHEVERQPIPYNVMTSTSEDLFDFIASSLKDFIAKEGEGSNISQDRRELGFTFSFPVKQMSVSSGILIKWTKGFSIVDMVGRDVAACLQEALTRNGLDVRVAALVNDTVGTLAVGHYHDPDTVAAIIIGTGTNACYLERVDAIIKCQGLLMTSGRMVVNMEWGNFWSSHLPRTSYDIDLDAESPNPNDQGFEKMISGMYLGDLVRRVILRMSLESDMFGPISPKLSVPFILRTPLMAAMHEDNSPDLREVARILTDTFEIPEVPLKARKIVVKVCDVVTRRAGRLAAAGIVGILKKIGRDGSGGITGGRSRSDTKMKRTVVAIEGGLYSKYTLFREYLREALDEILGEDIAKHVVLKVTEDGSGIGAAFLAASYSS, from the exons ATGGGGAGAGTGGTCGTGGGGGTGGCGGTGACAGTGGCTGTGGCGACGTGCGCGGTTGCGGCGGTGGTGGTGGGGCGGAGAGTGAAAAGCCGGAGGAAGTGGAAGAAAGTGGCGAATGTGGTGAGGGAACTGGAGGAAGGGTGCGACACTAGGGTTGGTAGGTTGAGGCAAGTGGTGGATGCCATGGCTGTGGAGATGCACGCTGGTTTGGCATCTGAAGGTGGCTCCAAGCTCAAAATGCTTCTCACATTCGTCGATAATCTCCCTAATGG GACCGAGAGAGGAACCTATTATGCACTTCATCTAGGGGGTACAAATTTTAGGGTTTTGCGGGTTCAATTAAGTGGTCAACCAACTTCAGACTTGGAACATGAAGTAGAGCGACAACCCATTCCCTACAATGTAATGACCAGCACAAGCGAG GATCTCTTTGATTTTATTGCATCTTCATTGAAGGATTTCATCGCTAAAGAAGGAGAGGGTTCCAATATTTCACAGGATAGAAGAGAACTTGGATTTACATTCTCGTTTCCTGTGAAGCAAATGTCTGTTTCCTCTGGCATTTTAATCAAATGGACGAAAGGGTTTTCCATTGTAGATATG GTAGGAAGAGATGTTGCAGCATGTTTGCAAGAAGCCTTGACACGGAACGGCCTAGATGTTCGGGTAGCTGCCTTG GTTAATGATACTGTTGGAACATTAGCAGTTGGGCATTATCACGATCCAGATACAGTTGCTGCAATTATAATTGGTACTGGTACAAATGCCTGTTATTTGGAACGAGTTGATGCTATTATCAAGTGTCAAGGTCTTCTTATGACATCTGGACGCATG GTTGTCAATATGGAATGGGGGAACTTTTGGTCATCTCACTTGCCAAGAACATCGTATGACATTGATTTGGATGCTGAGAGCCCTAATCCAAATGATCAG GGTTTTGAGAAAATGATATCTGGAATGTATCTTGGTGACTTAGTGAGGAGAGTCATTCTCAGGATGTCATTAGAGTCCGATATGTTTGGCCCTATTTCTCCAAAGCTTTCAGTGCCTTTCATATTGAG GACTCCTTTGATGGCTGCCATGCATGAGGATAACTCGCCTGACTTGAGAGAAGTAGCAAGAATCCTCACTGATACATTTGAG ATTCCAGAGGTTCCTTTGAAGGCAAGAAAAATAGTGGTGAAGGTGTGTGATGTGGTGACTCGGAGAGCTGGTCGATTGGCAGCTGCTGGTATTGTTGGTATCTTGAAAAAGATTGGTAGGGATGGGAGTGGCGGCATCACTGGTGGCCGGAGTAGAAGTGATACGAAAATGAAAAGAACAGTGGTGGCAATTGAAGGGGGGTTgtattctaaatacacattgtTTAGGGAATACTTGCGTGAAGCTCTAGATGAAATATTGGGGGAAGATATTGCCAAGCACGTTGTTCTAAAGGTCACTGAAGATGGATCCGGCATTGGGGCCGCATTCCTTGCTGCCTCCTATTCATCCTAA